One genomic window of Numida meleagris isolate 19003 breed g44 Domestic line chromosome 1, NumMel1.0, whole genome shotgun sequence includes the following:
- the BEST3 gene encoding bestrophin-3 — protein sequence MTVTYSSKVANATFFGFHRLLLKWKGSIYKLLYREFIVFATLYTAISVLYRFFLTGSQKRFFEKLSIYCDKYAEQIPVTFVLGFYVTLVVNRWWNQFVNLPWPDRLMFLISSCVQGRDEYGRLIRRTLMRYVNLTSLLIFRSVSTAVYKRFPTMDHVVGAGFMTRHERKIFDDLKSPHLKYWVPFVWFGNLASKARNEGRIRDSVDMQTLMNEMNKFRSWCSLLFGYDWVGIPLVYTQVVTLAVYTFFLACLIGRQFLDTDQGYQGHDLDLYVPVFTLLQFFFYAGWLKVAEQLINPFGEDDDDFETNWCIDRNLQVSLLAVDEMHMNLPRMERDIYWNDSSARPPYTKAAADYCIPSFLGSTIEMGVADTEFLYGEEWPWEEEKHHRQHSVLRRVKRFLSVHEGPSSPAHRRYNRQTSENSVFFPADEKGHIRRLQEMHTRGRHSTSSFKKKHEGADRSSRLHNSRDLGPISETSRNEAQLNDSDTSSETNKPVPEVVISEAKEKAPDVLGKTALQAEGTEAMPEEKLQRSLTEADVSLMDLSLFPPEVTTYLPDTETHQSLPSMIGEPKHEAHSSNIAGFVTDHERNLQRWSLPSFHSPSTMPSADSAPPVTDPATSPQPRTVVSDAKSLTSAAAPETFEMHHLLDNLDTKETAIVEFSNEKSKRNP from the exons ATGACAGTCACTTATTCCAGCAAAGTAGCAAATGCCACTTTCTTTGGATTTCACAGATTACTCCTAAAGTGGAAAGGCAGCATCTACAAATTGCTGTACAGAGAATTTATTGTTTTTGCTACCCTTTACACAGCGATAAGTGTATTATACAG attttttcTTACAGGAAGCCAAAAACGGTTCTTTGAAAAATTATCAATTTACTGTGACAAATACGCTGAACAAATCCCAGTAACTTTTGTGCTTG GTTTCTATGTCACGCTGGTGGTGAATCGCTGGTGGAACCAGTTTGTGAATTTGCCATGGCCAGACCGACTGATGTTCTTAATCTCTAGCTGTGTCCAGGGAAGAGATGAATACGGCCGCTTGATCAGGAGGACTCTAATGCGTTATGTGAATTTAACTTCTCTGCTGATCTTTCGCTCCGTGAGCACGGCTGTGTACAAAAGGTTTCCCACCATGGACCACGTGGTGGGTGCAG GTTTTATGAcaagacatgaaagaaaaatatttgatgacCTTAAGTCTCCCCATCTGAAATATTGGGTTCCCTTTGTCTGGTTTGGAAATTTGGCATCGAAGGCACGAAATGAGGGTAGAATTCGAGACAGTGTGGATATGCAGACACTAATGAAT gaAATGAATAAGTTCAGATCTTGGTGTAGCCTTTTGTTTGGCTATGACTGGGTTGGAATTCCTCTGGTCTATACACAG GTCGTTACTCTTGCAGTCTATACCTTTTTCCTTGCCTGCCTGATAGGCCGCCAGTTTTTGGATACTGACCAAGGGTATCAGGGACATGACTTAGATCTTTATGTTCCAGTCTTCACGCTGTTACAGTTCTTCTTCTATGCAGGATGGCTCAAG GTCGCGGAACAGCTTATTAATCCATTTggagaagatgatgatgattttgAAACTAATTGGTGCATCGATAGAAATTTACAG GTCTCACTTCTGGCGGTGGATGAGATGCACATGAACTTACCAAGAATGGAGAGAGATATTTACTGGAACGATTCTTCCGCCCGGCCGCCCTAtacaaaagcagctgctgattACTGCATTCCTTCATTCCTTGGATCAACAATTGAAATGGG GGTGGCTGATACCGAATTCCTCTATGGGGAAGAGTGGCCctgggaagaggagaaacaCCACAGACAACATTCAGTGCTGAGAAGAGTTAAGAGATTTCTCAGCGTCCATGAGGGCCCTTCATCCCCCGCTCACCGGCGCTACAACCGGCAGACAAGcgaaaattcagtgtttttcccCGCAGATGAGAAGGGACACATCAGACGGTTGCAAGAAATGCACACTAGAGGGAGACATTCTACCTCCAGCTTCAAGAAGAAACATGAAGGAGCTGACCGAAGCAGCAGACTTCACAATAGCAGAGATCTAGGACCTATAAGTGAAACCTCGAGGAACGAGGCACAGCTCAATGACAGTGACACCTCATCTGAGACAAACAAGCCAGTTCCTGAGGTCGTCATCTCTGAAGCTAAGGAAAAAGCACCTGATGTGCTGGgcaaaacagctctgcaggcagagggcaCCGAAGCCATGCCAGAAGAGAAGCTCCAAAGGAGCCTAACCGAGGCAGACGTGTCTCTTATGGACCTTTCTTTATTCCccccagaagtgaccacataCCTCCCAGACACTGAGACGCATCAGTCGCTGCCGAGCATGATAGGGGAACCCAAACACGAAGCCCACAGTAGTAACATAGCCGGTTTCGTAACAGACCACGAGAGAAACCTTCAGCGATGGAGTTTACCGAGCTTCCATAGCCCCAGTACAATGCCCAGTGCTGACTCTGCACCTCCTGTAACAGATCCTGCAACATCTCCACAACCAAGGACTGTGGTAAGCGATGCAAAAAGTCttacttctgctgctgctccggAGACatttgaaatgcaccacctatTGGATAACCTGGATACCAAAGAAACAGCCATAGTAGAATTTTCTaatgagaaaagtaaaagaaatccTTAA